The following are encoded together in the Xanthomonas vesicatoria ATCC 35937 genome:
- a CDS encoding ATP-binding protein, whose protein sequence is MSKAARRGLSIFARTFVLLAVALLTAQVIGIALLVMRTPVYEPPVHPPEVVALLSTRMPAGTQTLKVHDGTQAPSAPPGHVRDAFAEMLLAHWLDVDAQRVRFYRSADDRESPRLAANRPRRLHANDAGSDGRQRTAPEWTPADPSFGDAPRPEQAPDDWESERLTPGVPLLDGFTAALQQPDGRWRTVESPRRRLSAEFKTHIVLLFLAGLLANVPLAWWFSRALSAPIKRFAEAADRLGRNPHAAALQRSGPPEIVRAADSFNAMQARLNRLINERTHMVAAIAHDLRTPLARLSFRLDDLQPPLREKALADIDEMKAMISAALDFIQNDRHRGERAPLDLRLLVESVVDNATDIGADAVLLPGPTITLDGDPLALRRAVMNLLENALKYGKCARLQLTRDGEDGVLWIDDEGPGIDPTQREQLLLPFVRGESSRNRGTGGIGLGLSVAHSIVLAHGGDLRLDNRAHGGLRVTVRLPCMPERR, encoded by the coding sequence GTGAGCAAAGCGGCACGTCGCGGACTGTCGATTTTTGCCCGCACGTTCGTCCTGCTGGCGGTGGCCCTGCTCACCGCCCAGGTCATTGGCATCGCCCTGCTGGTGATGCGGACCCCGGTCTACGAGCCGCCGGTGCATCCGCCGGAAGTGGTGGCGCTGCTGTCCACGCGCATGCCCGCCGGTACCCAGACCCTGAAGGTCCACGACGGCACGCAGGCGCCGTCCGCACCGCCCGGCCACGTGCGCGATGCCTTTGCGGAAATGCTGCTGGCGCATTGGCTAGACGTGGACGCGCAACGCGTGCGGTTTTATCGCAGTGCCGACGACCGCGAAAGCCCGCGGCTTGCCGCTAATCGGCCGCGGCGACTGCACGCAAATGACGCAGGAAGCGATGGCCGGCAACGGACGGCGCCCGAATGGACGCCCGCGGACCCGTCGTTCGGAGACGCGCCGCGCCCGGAGCAGGCACCGGACGATTGGGAAAGCGAACGTCTGACGCCCGGCGTGCCGCTGCTGGATGGTTTTACCGCCGCGCTGCAACAACCCGATGGCCGCTGGCGGACGGTGGAATCGCCGCGGCGGCGGCTATCGGCCGAATTCAAGACCCATATCGTGCTGCTGTTTCTGGCCGGTCTGCTGGCCAATGTACCGCTGGCCTGGTGGTTCTCTCGCGCGCTGTCGGCACCGATCAAGCGCTTTGCCGAAGCCGCCGACCGGCTGGGTCGCAATCCCCACGCGGCCGCACTGCAACGTAGCGGCCCGCCGGAAATCGTTCGCGCCGCAGATTCGTTCAATGCGATGCAAGCGCGCCTGAACCGACTGATCAACGAGCGCACCCACATGGTGGCAGCCATCGCGCACGACCTGCGCACCCCGCTGGCGCGGTTGTCGTTTCGACTGGACGACCTGCAACCGCCGCTGCGTGAAAAGGCGCTGGCCGATATCGACGAAATGAAGGCGATGATTTCTGCGGCGCTGGATTTCATCCAGAACGATCGCCATCGCGGCGAACGCGCGCCGCTGGACCTGCGCCTGCTGGTGGAGAGCGTGGTCGACAACGCCACCGATATCGGCGCCGACGCGGTGCTGCTGCCCGGCCCGACCATCACCCTGGACGGCGACCCGCTGGCATTGCGGCGTGCCGTGATGAATCTGCTCGAAAACGCCTTGAAATACGGCAAATGCGCGCGCTTGCAGCTCACCCGCGATGGCGAAGATGGTGTGCTGTGGATCGACGACGAGGGCCCCGGCATCGACCCGACTCAGCGCGAACAACTGCTACTGCCGTTCGTGCGCGGCGAATCTTCGCGCAACCGTGGCACCGGTGGCATCGGCCTGGGCTTGTCGGTAGCACATAGCATCGTGCTGGCGCATGGCGGCGACCTGCGCCTGGACAACCGCGCCCACGGCGGGCTGCGCGTGACTGTGCGCCTGCCGTGCATGCCGGAGCGGCGCTGA
- a CDS encoding glutamate--cysteine ligase, with product MSSPSHVAETPITERAELVQVLASGEKPSADWRIGTEHEKFGFQLDDLRAPTFEGARGIEALLTGLTRFGWEPVQENGHTIALLRDGASVTLEPAGQLELSGAAVETLHHTCVETGTHLDEVAQVAGELQLGFLGMGFQPKWRRDQMPWMPKGRYQIMKNYMPKVGSLGLDMMTRTCTVQVNLDYATEADMVQKFRVSLALQPIATALFADSPFTEGKPNGYLSYRSHIWTDTDADRTGMLDFVFEAGFSYERYVDYLLDVPMYFSYRNGVYVDASGQSFRDFMQGKLPALPGALPTLRDWSDHMTTAFPEVRLKKYLEMRGADAGPWNRLCALSAFWVGLLYDQTALDAAWDLVKDFSPTERHALRDGVPKHALGLPFRNGTVRDLAVEAVNIAREGLRRRARLNGDGQDETGFVDVIAEIAESGVTAAERKLALYHGAWNGDIDRVFREFAY from the coding sequence TTGTCGAGTCCCAGCCACGTTGCCGAAACGCCGATCACCGAACGCGCGGAACTGGTCCAGGTCCTCGCCTCTGGCGAGAAGCCCAGTGCGGACTGGCGGATCGGCACCGAGCACGAGAAGTTCGGCTTCCAGCTCGATGATCTGCGCGCGCCCACCTTCGAAGGCGCGCGCGGCATCGAGGCCTTGCTAACCGGCTTGACCCGTTTCGGCTGGGAGCCGGTGCAGGAAAACGGCCACACCATCGCGCTGCTGCGCGACGGCGCCTCGGTGACGCTGGAGCCGGCCGGCCAGCTGGAGCTGTCCGGTGCAGCGGTGGAAACCCTGCATCACACCTGCGTGGAAACCGGCACCCATCTGGACGAAGTGGCGCAGGTCGCCGGCGAGTTGCAGCTGGGCTTTTTGGGCATGGGCTTCCAGCCCAAGTGGCGGCGCGACCAGATGCCGTGGATGCCCAAGGGCCGCTACCAGATCATGAAGAACTACATGCCCAAGGTCGGCTCGCTGGGCCTGGACATGATGACGCGCACCTGCACGGTGCAGGTCAATCTGGATTACGCCACCGAAGCGGACATGGTGCAGAAGTTCCGCGTGTCGCTGGCGTTGCAGCCGATCGCCACCGCCTTGTTCGCTGATTCGCCGTTCACCGAGGGCAAGCCCAACGGCTACCTGAGCTATCGCTCGCACATCTGGACCGACACCGACGCCGATCGCACCGGCATGCTGGACTTCGTGTTCGAAGCTGGTTTCAGCTACGAGCGCTACGTCGATTACCTGCTCGATGTGCCGATGTATTTCTCTTATCGCAATGGCGTTTATGTCGATGCCAGCGGGCAGAGCTTCCGCGACTTCATGCAAGGCAAGCTGCCGGCATTGCCGGGCGCGTTGCCGACGCTGCGCGACTGGTCAGACCACATGACTACCGCGTTTCCGGAAGTGCGGTTGAAGAAATACCTGGAAATGCGTGGTGCCGATGCCGGCCCGTGGAATCGCCTGTGCGCATTGTCGGCGTTCTGGGTCGGGCTGTTGTACGACCAGACCGCGCTCGATGCGGCCTGGGATCTGGTGAAGGATTTCAGCCCCACCGAACGCCACGCCCTGCGCGACGGCGTGCCAAAGCATGCGCTGGGCCTGCCGTTCCGCAACGGCACCGTGCGCGACCTGGCGGTAGAGGCGGTCAACATCGCCCGCGAAGGCCTGCGCCGGCGCGCGCGCCTGAATGGCGACGGCCAGGACGAAACCGGCTTTGTTGATGTGATCGCCGAGATCGCCGAGAGCGGCGTCACCGCTGCCGAGCGCAAGCTGGCGCTGTATCACGGCGCATGGAACGGCGATATCGACCGGGTGTTTCGCGAGTTTGCATACTGA